TGAGCCCTGCGGTAAGGCGTTGCAGTCTTGGCGCACCGACCAGTATCAACGAGAAGGCGATAGGCCAGGCGATATAGAAGGCACGCCACCAGCGGCCGACAAAACCCTCGCCCAGACCGGTATTGACCCAGGTGATCACGAAGGTCATCAGGAACACCATATACAGCGACATCAACACGGCGAAGACCATAGGCGCGAGGCGCGGCGGGAAGAACATCGGGACTCCTGATAGCCTGAGGGAAGGAGATGGACGGGGCCTATTATAGGCCGACCACCGCGAATGGCTCCCGTGCCCCTTGGTCGCAGGTCACGGGAGGTCGCATGCCCCAGGAGATCCCATGGAACTGCTTGCCTGCCAACCCGCCATACCCGCCATTCGCTGCCGCGGCGACCAGCTCGCCTGGCTGCGCCAGCTGAGCCGCGAGATCGAGTCCCGTTGCCAGGCGAGTCGTCCCGACCTGATCGTGCTGCCCGAGCTCACCACCCTGGAGTACGGCAGCAGCGCCTTCGCCTGCCTGAGGGACCTGGACGACGACCTGCAGGGGCCGGTCCACGAACGCTTCAGCGAGCTGGCCCGGCGCCTGGAGTGCACCATCGCCTATGGCACCGCCCGTCGCAGCGCCCGGGGCCGCCATATCAGCCAGGTGCTGGTGGGGCCGGATGGTGCCCTGGCCGGCGTCTACGACAAGCTGCACTGTGCCCAGTTCGGTGCCTCCGCCGAAGCGGCCCATTTCACGCCCGGCGAGTCTCTGCTGGTGTTGGACATCGCCGGCTGGCGGGTCGGTGTGATGATCTGCTACGACCTGCGCTTCCCCGAACTGGCACGGCGCCTGGCCGCCGAGGGAGTGGAGCTGGTGCTGCACCCGGTGGCCTTCACCCGCGACTTCTCCTTCGCCAGCTGGCACGCCTTCGTCACCGCCCGCGCCATGGAGAACCAGCAGTGGTGGCTGAGTCTCAACCGCGCCGGCGAGGCCTGGGGCCACTCCCTGCTCTGTCCGCCGCTGGTGGACGAGGCGCACCCCGTGATGGACTTCGGCCCGGAGGAGAGGTGGCAGAGACTGACGCTGTCGAATGCGGCGCTGGCCGAGGCCCGGGAGCAGCTGCCGCTCTCCCGCGACCGTCGCGACGACCTCGCCGGGCTGCCGCTGTGGCGGCCCTGAACGAACACAACCGAGGAGGCCGCATGATCGAATGTATCCAGGGCGATATCGCCCGGCAGCCCGACATCGAGGCGGTGGTCAACGCCGCCAACGCCCAGCTGCGCCCCGGCGGCGGCGTGGCCGGCGCCCTGCACCGCGCCGCTGGCCCCGAGCTCGACCGCGCCTGTCGCTCCCTGGCGCCGATCCGCCCGGGCGAGGCGGTGATCACCGCGGCCTTCGCGCTGCCCAACCAGTACGTGATCCACTGCCTGGGGCCGGTCTACGGTGTGGATGAGCCGGCGGAGGCACTGCTCGCCGACTGCTATCGCAACGCCCTGGAGCTTGCCGAACGCGAGGGCCTGCACTCCATCGCCTTCCCGGCGCTCTCCGCCGGTGCCTTCGGCTACCCGCTGGAGGAAGCCGCGCGGGTGGCACTGGAGACGGTGTCCACCACCCTGACCCGCTGCCCGCACCTGGAGCGGGTGCGCTTCGTGCTCTTCGATGCCAGGAGCGCCGCGCTCTTCCGGCGTCTACTCGACGAGCTGCAGGCAGGGTAGCAACCTACCCCACGTTGTAGCCGAGGGTTCGCGGCAACCACAGGGCGATCTCAGGGAACACCGCCACCAGCGCCAGGGCGCCGGCCATGGCCACCACGAACAGCAGCGCCCAGCCCACGGTCTGCTCGAGGCGAATCTTCGCCACCTCGGTGGTCACCATCAGGTTGACCGCCACCGGCGGGGTAAACTGGCCGATGGCGATGTTCATCGCCAGCAGGATGCCGAACCACACCGGGTTCCATTCGAAATGCTGCATCACCGGGATCAGGATCGGCATCATGATCAGGTAGATGGAGATGGCATCGAGCAGCATGCCGGCAGCCAGCACCGCCAGCATGACCAGCACCAGCAGCACGACCCCGCTGTCGGAGAGCGAGATGATCCACTCTGCCAGGTGGCGGAAGGTGCCGAGCATGGTGCCCGCCCAGGCGAAGATGCCGGCCAGGGCGATGATCAACATCACCACCCCGGAGATCACTGCCGCCTCGCCAAACAGCGCCCACAGATCTCGCCAGCCGAGCTCGCGGGTGACGAAGAGCCCGATCACCACCCCGTAGGCCACCGCCACCACCGCCGCCTCGGTGGGCGTGAAGAGCCCCGAGCGCAGCCCGCCGAGGATCAGTACCGGCGCAAACAGCGCCGGCAGTGCCTGCGTGAAGGTCTCGCCTACCCTGAGGCGCTCGGCTCCGGCGACCGACGCGCCGCCCTCCCGGCCACTCCCTTCCCAACCATGGCGCCGGGACACCAGCATGGCGGGTATCAGCAGCGCCAGGCCGGCGAGGATACCGGGGAAGAGCCCCGCGGCGAACAGCGCGCGCAGGTCCACCCCCGGCACCACGATGGAGTAGAGGATCAGCGCCACCGAGGGCGGGATCAGGATCGCCGTGGAGGCCGAGGCCGCGATCAGGGTCGCCGAGAAGGGCTTCGGATAGCCGGCCTTGGTCATGCTTGGCAACATCACCATGGCCACCGCGGCGGCATCCGCCGGTCCCGAACCGCTCATCCCGCCCATGATCATGCACACCAGCACCGCCACCAGGGCCAGGCCGCCGTGGTGCGGTCCGATCAGCGCCTGGGCGAAACGCACCAGGCGCAGCGCCACCCCGGAGCGCTCGAAGATCAGCCCGGTCAGGATGAACAGCGGGATGGCGATCAGCGGGTACTTGGCGATGCCGTTGTAGGTATTGGTGCCG
The Halomonas sp. H10-9-1 DNA segment above includes these coding regions:
- a CDS encoding DUF2798 domain-containing protein produces the protein MFFPPRLAPMVFAVLMSLYMVFLMTFVITWVNTGLGEGFVGRWWRAFYIAWPIAFSLILVGAPRLQRLTAGLIRKP
- a CDS encoding carbon-nitrogen hydrolase family protein translates to MELLACQPAIPAIRCRGDQLAWLRQLSREIESRCQASRPDLIVLPELTTLEYGSSAFACLRDLDDDLQGPVHERFSELARRLECTIAYGTARRSARGRHISQVLVGPDGALAGVYDKLHCAQFGASAEAAHFTPGESLLVLDIAGWRVGVMICYDLRFPELARRLAAEGVELVLHPVAFTRDFSFASWHAFVTARAMENQQWWLSLNRAGEAWGHSLLCPPLVDEAHPVMDFGPEERWQRLTLSNAALAEAREQLPLSRDRRDDLAGLPLWRP
- a CDS encoding macro domain-containing protein translates to MIECIQGDIARQPDIEAVVNAANAQLRPGGGVAGALHRAAGPELDRACRSLAPIRPGEAVITAAFALPNQYVIHCLGPVYGVDEPAEALLADCYRNALELAEREGLHSIAFPALSAGAFGYPLEEAARVALETVSTTLTRCPHLERVRFVLFDARSAALFRRLLDELQAG
- a CDS encoding TRAP transporter large permease, translating into MSADLWMLLAFAGLLIAGVPVAFSLALAGAVGILSGLSPAMLATLGTNTYNGIAKYPLIAIPLFILTGLIFERSGVALRLVRFAQALIGPHHGGLALVAVLVCMIMGGMSGSGPADAAAVAMVMLPSMTKAGYPKPFSATLIAASASTAILIPPSVALILYSIVVPGVDLRALFAAGLFPGILAGLALLIPAMLVSRRHGWEGSGREGGASVAGAERLRVGETFTQALPALFAPVLILGGLRSGLFTPTEAAVVAVAYGVVIGLFVTRELGWRDLWALFGEAAVISGVVMLIIALAGIFAWAGTMLGTFRHLAEWIISLSDSGVVLLVLVMLAVLAAGMLLDAISIYLIMMPILIPVMQHFEWNPVWFGILLAMNIAIGQFTPPVAVNLMVTTEVAKIRLEQTVGWALLFVVAMAGALALVAVFPEIALWLPRTLGYNVG